The genomic window GCGTCATCCCGCTCCGGGACCGGCCGGATCAGCCGGTCAAACGGCCGCAAGCCTGAATGCCGTGTGGGGCGGCCCCGGGGCCGCCCCACACGCATCACCTCAGTGGACCTGAAGCAGGTCGACCACGAAGACGAGAGTCTCGTTCGGCTTGATCGCACCGGCCGCGCCCCGCGCGCCGTAACCCAGGTGCGGCGGGATGATCAGCTTGCGACGGCCGCCCACCTTCATACCGGCGACACCCTGGTCCCAGCCGGCGATGACCTGCTGGCCGGCCACCCGGAAACCGAACGGCTCGCCCCGGTTGTAGGAGGCGTCGAACTCCTTGCCCGTGGACTGGGCGACACCCACGTAGTGGACGCTGACGAAATCGCCGGCCTTCGCCTCCTGGCCCTGACCCTCGGCGATGTCCTCGATCACCAGTTCGGTGGCCGGAGCCTCGGGAATGGTGCCGACATCGGGCTTGCTCATGAATCCTCCAGATTTCTTACCGGACCCGGCCATGCAATCACAGGCCGGTGGCCGATGAACGAGCGGTGCCTGAACTCCGTACCTCCGGGTGGCTCTTCCCACCGCCGCCCACCTGGAGATCCTCATGCACGTCCGCCGTCTCGCCGCCGCCGGTCTGCTGGCCGCGGCCGCCGTTCCCGCCGTGCCCGCGCCCGCTCTCGCCCACGGCTCGCCGACCACCCCGATCAGCCGCAACTCCGCCTGCGCCGGCAACGGGACCCGGCGGGACACCGCGGCGTGCAAGGCCGCACTCAAAGCCACTGACGGATTCCTCGGCGCGTACGACAACCTGCGGCTCGCGAGCGTCGCCGACGACCGTGAGCGGGTGCCGGACGGCAAGCTCTGCTCCGGGGGCCTGGACAACTACCGCGGGCTCGACCTGGCCCGGGACGACTTCCCGGCCACGAAGGTGAAGTCCGGCCGGAACCTGAAGATCGCGTACCGGGGGACCATCCCGCATCAGGGGTCGTTCCGGCTGTTCCTCACCGAGAGCGGTTACGACCCGGCGGAGAAGCTCGCCTGGGGTGACCTGACGAAGCTGGACGAGATCAAGGATCCGCCGCTGACCGGTGGGTCGTACCGGATGACCGTGGATCTGCCCAAGCGGACCGGACGGCACATCCTCTACGTGGTGTGGGAGACGTCCAGCACCCCGGACACCTACTACTCCTGCTCGGATCTGGTCTTCCCCGACCCGGTCCCGGTGGCGACCAAGGCGGCTCCGTCCCCGTCGCCTTCAAAAGTGCCCAGCACGACACCCAGCGCGCCGCCGACCGTGACACCGAGTGCACAGCCGGTTCTCGCCGCCACCCGGAAGGAGGACACCGGGATGATCGATCTCGGACATTGGCTCATCGGGGGTGCGATCGGCATCGCCGCCCTGGTAGCGGCCGGTGCGGGCCTCTCCAGACTGCGCCGCCGCGAAACCCGTTGAGGGACTTCGGAAATTTCTTTTGAACCGTCCGCAACTGGATCTCGTATTGCCGGTCGTCGACGATGCATCGCCTGTCAGACCCCCCACAATATCGACGAAGGGCCAAGCATGAGTCGTGTTCGATACCGCGCCCAGGGCCGCAGCAACTCGTGGCTGTCCCGCCGTAAAGTGCTGGCGCTCGCCGCCACCGGAGTAGGCGTCTCCGCCGTCTCGGTGGCCGGTCTGAGCCTCGCCGGCACCTCGTCCGAGGAGAGCAAGGACGACGGCGCCCCCCTGGTGATCTCTCTGCGCGACGTCAAAAAGGGCACGATCGAAGTCTTCTCCGGTGAGAAGAGCAAAGTCGTCACCGACAAGGACCTGGTGAACAGGCTCCTCAAAGCCGCCGGACGCTGACCTTTCCTCGACAGGAGAATCCCCGAGCATGTCCTCCCACCGCGAAGCGCCGGAAATCAGCAAGGACCCGGTAGCCGACAGTTCCGACCTGTACGCGTTCGTCAGCCCCGACGACCCGGACACCGTCACGATCATCGCCAACTATGTGCCGCTCCAGCTCCCGTCGAGCGGCCCGAACTTCTTCGAGTTCGGCGACGACGTGCTGTACGAGATCCACATCGACGCGAACGGTGACGCCCGCCCGGACATCACCTACCAGTTCCGGTTCCGTACCGAGCTGCGCAACGACAAGACGTTCCTGTACAACACCGGTCAGATCAAGTCGCTCGACGACGAGAACTGGAACCGCCGGCAGTTCTTCTCGGTGACCAAGGTCGACAGCCACGGCAAGAGCACGGTGCTGGCCAGCAAGCTCCCGTGCCCGCCCTGCAACGTCGGCACCGTCTCCATCCCGGACTACGCGAAACTCGCCGAGGACGCCGTCCACAAGCTCAAGAGCAAGGAGAAGGTCTTCGCCGGCCAGCGCGCCGACGCCTTCTTCGTGGACCTCGGCTCGATCTTCGACCTGGCGGTGCTGCGCCCCTTCCGGGACAAGCACCTGGTCGGCCAGGCGCTGTTCGACAAGGCCAGCAAGGCCGTCAACGCCACCGACAAGACCAACGTGCACAGCATCGCGATCCAGATCCCGCTGGACATGGTGCGCCGCGACGGCAAGAAGCGGGTCCGGGCCAAGGACGCCGGCGCCGTCATCGGCGTGTGGACCTCCGCCAGCCGCCGCCGGGTCGAGGTGCGCGGTGAGAAGGGCGGCAACGACGTCGTCGTCGGCCCGCAGGTGCAGGTCTCCCGGCTCGGTAACCCGCTGTTCAACGAGGTCATCGTCCCGATGGCGGAGAAGGACAAGTTCAACAGCCTCCCGCCGAGCGAGGACAAGAAGTTCGCCGAGTTCGTCGCCACGCCCGAACTGGGAGCGCTCCTTCCGGTGCTCTACCCGGGGCTCTTCGACAACCTGGCCGCGCTGAACAAGAAGAAACAACCGCGCGCCGACCTGCTCGCGATCCTGCTCACCGGAATCCCGGACGGCATCATCGACGGGTTCCAGAACAACACCGGCAAGGTCCAGGCGGACATGCTGCGGCTCAACACGGCCATCGCACCGGCCGCCAAGGAGAACAAGTTCGGTGTGGTCGGCGGTGACCTGGCCGGTTTCCCCAACGGCCGCCGGATCGCCGACGACGTGGTCTCGATCTCGCTGCGGGCCGTCGCCGGTGCCACCGTGCCGCTGGTCGACAAGGAGTTCAAGGCGGACGCCGCGGCCGGGCTCGTCGAGCAGGGCCTGAGCATCAACGACGTCAGTGCGAAACTGCTCAAGAAGTTCCCCTTCCTGCCCACCCCGTTCGACGGTTTCAACAACCCGTCCTGAGCCAGATCCACACCCGGAGGAACTTTCAGATGAGCATCGGCCACGGCGACCACCACCATCACCACCACACGCTCGCCCCCTCCGGGCAGGGCACGGTGATGCTGAACATCGGTGACGGGATCGGCGCGCTGATCATCCAGACGCCCAGCTGGCTGCACGGGCACGAGATCGAGGTGTCCCCGGTGGGTGACACGTCGGCGCGCACCCACGCCGCGGTCCGTGCCCGGTACGTCCGGTCGGGTGTCACCTACTGTGTGGTCATCGACAGTCTCGCCGAGGGCCGCTACGTGGTCTGGCAGGACGAGGACACCCCGCTCACCCAGGT from Actinoplanes derwentensis includes these protein-coding regions:
- a CDS encoding DUF4331 domain-containing protein produces the protein MSSHREAPEISKDPVADSSDLYAFVSPDDPDTVTIIANYVPLQLPSSGPNFFEFGDDVLYEIHIDANGDARPDITYQFRFRTELRNDKTFLYNTGQIKSLDDENWNRRQFFSVTKVDSHGKSTVLASKLPCPPCNVGTVSIPDYAKLAEDAVHKLKSKEKVFAGQRADAFFVDLGSIFDLAVLRPFRDKHLVGQALFDKASKAVNATDKTNVHSIAIQIPLDMVRRDGKKRVRAKDAGAVIGVWTSASRRRVEVRGEKGGNDVVVGPQVQVSRLGNPLFNEVIVPMAEKDKFNSLPPSEDKKFAEFVATPELGALLPVLYPGLFDNLAALNKKKQPRADLLAILLTGIPDGIIDGFQNNTGKVQADMLRLNTAIAPAAKENKFGVVGGDLAGFPNGRRIADDVVSISLRAVAGATVPLVDKEFKADAAAGLVEQGLSINDVSAKLLKKFPFLPTPFDGFNNPS
- a CDS encoding lytic polysaccharide monooxygenase, producing MALPTAAHLEILMHVRRLAAAGLLAAAAVPAVPAPALAHGSPTTPISRNSACAGNGTRRDTAACKAALKATDGFLGAYDNLRLASVADDRERVPDGKLCSGGLDNYRGLDLARDDFPATKVKSGRNLKIAYRGTIPHQGSFRLFLTESGYDPAEKLAWGDLTKLDEIKDPPLTGGSYRMTVDLPKRTGRHILYVVWETSSTPDTYYSCSDLVFPDPVPVATKAAPSPSPSKVPSTTPSAPPTVTPSAQPVLAATRKEDTGMIDLGHWLIGGAIGIAALVAAGAGLSRLRRRETR
- a CDS encoding FKBP-type peptidyl-prolyl cis-trans isomerase — its product is MSKPDVGTIPEAPATELVIEDIAEGQGQEAKAGDFVSVHYVGVAQSTGKEFDASYNRGEPFGFRVAGQQVIAGWDQGVAGMKVGGRRKLIIPPHLGYGARGAAGAIKPNETLVFVVDLLQVH
- a CDS encoding phospholipase, yielding MSIGHGDHHHHHHTLAPSGQGTVMLNIGDGIGALIIQTPSWLHGHEIEVSPVGDTSARTHAAVRARYVRSGVTYCVVIDSLAEGRYVVWQDEDTPLTQVDVRGGAVAEVTWPANLVPGRTPLTV